Proteins from a single region of Clupea harengus chromosome 5, Ch_v2.0.2, whole genome shotgun sequence:
- the nol8 gene encoding nucleolar protein 8 codes for MTTKRLYIGGLGHSISPKDLKDRFGKFGQVSDVEVVTRKDEDGNPVKTFGYISIDISEAEFRRCVTVLNKSKWKGGTIQIETAKESFLHRLAEERQQAAENAQPKNLNHKEGLVDSLKKAGVENYHMKAAVPGTEIPGHTDWVVSKFGRVLPVLNLKCKSKIFKYDPSKHCHNIKKLDTMTDDAEVTPVSQLTWEIPGGDDDISKKRRGEFPPQKKKTKKIKQDLMSLEKRSTLDGDDETLDEARSLITKEVPKKPQRAEDYLEVVGDDFLVKSSVFQHGESINLPTPGHLDDDRDYDSADTDEILTRSKTLNAPETELKEYSKPGLLCEMQSDECENTSTETTHLTKKPTAPSEENGEESDSSEESESSEESDSSVDSDYEAMMTNCCRLEISFGDLEMLAKQSLETSGDEDENSHEAASKPVSAQKRCINPEEILASILESSEDEGKKPKRKKRKEKSVSSLPAFMGTKGLFENSDASEPEPDPCMKIQNHEEPSHSVPNSECNNPPEAINDSLTLTHASSTEQSGSGEEQEREVDAPAAHSTLESSASAENTKDETNMAMETSDEEKDAIPETLKNSPSSRSQETTETLSNGVSSNKEDKQAKYATTPEVTSSKEQDEESRAFRKAPVCDAEKQRQDNEKRLAALEQRQRETEQLKKLIQGSLAEVDTPNANKGKHLVFDSDDEGDDDDDDEADDGLEDTKPKPSGASRLFDSSEGEDDDASDEERFQLKPQFEGKAGQKLMALQSRFGADERFQMDARFMESEMEEEPNKSGETSQVIEEELVEEKNKNLEILQSVLNINKPASGAEPTKSKIFRDISALHYDPTRKDHAAFEKRTEPKTEGKAARRKKQAEAEKLPEVSKDIFYDVAVDLKEVFGSTTTTVEGKKDVFEWDKEEEEVHAEEMKEQSPRADGHTDVQSDVFSSATPEKTESSGFKFSFFGEEEEIVTDTNAMTGEYKTELLRGPKASWQGDPRFQDSSSEEEDTEETEGDNKTASVIVVEDLKPSKKMLFFFYQDDARLKEGPRMFCRPAKLGDQREEWEGKRTSLIEEYRKKHKVARKKLRESHRN; via the exons ATGACCACAAAACGTTTGTATATTGGTGGCCTGGGCCACAGTATATCCCCGAAGGATTTGAAAGACCGGTTTGGCAAATTTGGGCAAGTTTCCGATGTGGAAGTAGTGACGAGAAAAGATGAAGATG GAAATCCGGTTAAGACGTTTGGATATATCAGCATAGACATCTCTGAAGCTGAATTTAGGAGAT GCGTGACGGTCTTGAATAAATCCAAATGGAAAGGTGGAACAATTCAAATTGAAACCGCAAAGGAAAGCTTCTTACACAG ACTTGCTGAGGAACGTCAACAAGCAGCTGAGAACGCCCAACCGAAAAATCTTAACCACAAAGAAGGATTAGTTGACTCTTTGAAAAAAGCAGGAGTAGAAAACTACCACATGAAGGCAGCTGTTCCTGGTACTGAGATTCCAGGACACACG GACTGGGTCGTGAGCAAATTTGGTCGTGTCCTCCCTGTTCTTAATCTCAAATGTAAGAGCAAG ATTTTTAAGTATGATCCATCCAAACACTGTCACAACATAAAGAAACTGGACACGATGACTGATGATGCAGAGGTGACTCCAGTGTCACAGTTGACATGGGAGATACctggtggtgatgatgacatCAGCAAAAAAAGACGAGGGGAATtcccaccacaaaaaaaaaaaacgaagaaaATCAAACAAGATTTGATGTCCCTGGAAAAGAGATCCACTTTGGACGGCGATGATGAAACTCTGGATGAAGCTAGATCGTTGATAACAAAAGAAGTACCAAAGAAACCACAAAGGGCTGAAGATTACTTGGAGGTGGTTGGGGATGACTTTCTAGTAAAGTCCAGTGTATTCCAGCATGGGGAAAGCATAAATCTCCCAACACCTGGGCATTTGGATGATGACAGAGACTATGACTCTGCAGACACTGATGAGATTCTGACGAGGAGTAAAACTTTAAATGCCCCAGAAACTGAACTGAAGGAATATTCTAAGCCTGggttgctctgtgaaatgcagTCCGATGAGTGTGAGAACACATCAACTGagaccacacacctcacaaagaAACCCACTGCACCATCTGAGGAAAATGGGGAAGAATCGGATAGTAGCGAGGAATCGGAGAGTAGCGAGGAATCGGATAGTAGCGTGGATTCCGATTATGAAGCTATGATGACCAATTGTTGCCGGTTAGAGATCTCGTTTGGAGATCTTGAGATGCTTGCTAAGCAATCATTGGAAACCTCCGGGGATGAAGATGAAAACTCTCACGAGGCCGCGTCCAAACCAGTGTCCGCACAGAAAAGGTGCATCAACCCAGAGGAAATATTAGCTTCTATTTTGGAAAGTAGTGAAGATGAGGGAAAGAAACCCAaacgaaagaaaagaaaagaaaagagtgttTCATCTCTGCCGGCATTTATGGGAACTAAGGGTCTCTTTGAAAATTCAGATGCTTCAGAACCAGAGCCAGACCCATGCATGAAAATACAAAACCATGAGGAGCCTTCACATTCAGTTCCAAACTCTGAATGCAACAACCCACCAGAGGCCATCAATGATTCCTTAACCCTTACCCATGCTTCATCTACTGAGCAGTCCGGCAGCGgtgaagagcaggagagggaggtggatgCGCCGGCTGCCCATTCAACACTCGAATCTAGTGCTTCTGCTGAGAATACCAAGGATGAGACTAATATGGCTATGGAGACTAGCGATGAAGAGAAAGATGCTATTCCCGAGACTTTAAAGAATAGTCCTTCTAGCAGATCACAGGAGACAACAGAGACCTTGTCAAACGGCGTGTCTTCCAATAAAGAGGATAAACAAGCCAAATATGCCACTACACCTGAGGTTACTTCTTCCAAAGAACAGGATGAGGAATCTAGAGCATTCAGAAAAGCtcctgtgtgtgatgctgagaAGCAAAGGCAGGACAACGAGAAGCGCCTGGCCGCTCtggagcagaggcagagggagactgAGCAGCTGAAGAAACTCATTCAGGGTTCCCTCGCTGAAGTG GACACACCAAATGCAAACAAAGGGAAGCATTTGGTGTTTGACTCTGATGatgagggtgatgatgatgatgatgatgaggctgATGATGGATTGGAGGATACAAAG CCCAAACCGTCAGGAGCTTCCAGACTCTTCGACAGCAGTGAGGGGGAGGATGATGATGCTTCAGATGAAGAAAGATTCCAGCTTAAACCCCAGTTTGAAGGGAAAGCTGGACAGAAG ctcATGGCATTACAATCTAGATTTGGAGCGGATGAGCGATTCCAAATGGATGCAAGGTTTATGGAGAGTGAGATGGAAGAAGAACCTAATAAATCAG GTGAAACGTCCCAAGTTATTGAGGAAGAACttgtggaagaaaaaaataaaaatctggAAATTCTTCAGAGTGTTTTGAACATAAATAAACCGGCCAGTGGTGCTGAGCCTACAAAGAGTAAGATCTTCAG AGATATATCAGCGCTGCATTATGACCCGACCCGAAAGGACCACGCAGCCTTTGAGAAGAGGACGGAGCCCAAGACAGAGGG AAAGGCTGCCAGGCGGAAGAAACAAGCAGAAGCAGAAAAACTTCCTGAGGTGTCCAAAGATATCTTTTATGACGTGGCAGTGGACCTGAAGGAGGTCTTTGGATCAACTACAACAACagtggaaggaaagaaagatgtgtttgaatgggacaaggaggaagaggaagtacaCGCAGAAGAGATGAAGGAGCAGAGCCCGAGAGcagacggacacacagacgtgcaGTCAGACGTCTTCTCAAGTGCCACTCCAGAGAAAACAGAATCATCTGGTTTCAAGTTCTCCTTTtttggagaggaggaagaaatcGTAACAGACACAAATGCTATGACAG GTGAATACAAGACGGAGCTATTAAGGGGTCCTAAGGCGTCGTGGCAGGGAGACCCCCGTTTCCAGGACAGTAGCTCAGAGGAGGAGGATACAGAGGAAACTGAGGGAGACAACAAGACTGCCTCAGTTATTGTAGTCGA AGATCTGAAGCCCTCAAAGAAAATGTTGTTCTTTTTCTACCAAGATGATGCACGTCTGAAAG AGGGACCCAGAATGTTCTGCAGGCCTGCCAAGCTGGGAGATCAGCGAGAGGagtgggaggggaagaggacaTCTTTGATAGAG